The following coding sequences lie in one Apium graveolens cultivar Ventura chromosome 1, ASM990537v1, whole genome shotgun sequence genomic window:
- the LOC141662219 gene encoding pentatricopeptide repeat-containing protein At4g33170-like encodes MKIDPRVVHSQAIVKNTSQTRSQLTHLLTLYSKSKTQTHSDIILKLFSQLPSHDVVSWTCLISHFSKTTLSFHHFISMLRHPTSPNQRTFASLFATCAFLSDFPFGLQLHSLAFKLGLCYGAFSASGLINFYCKMRVCDSARKLFDEMPQRDGVCFSTMIVGFAQNLRAVDALGCFGEMRKWGLGSCMYSLSGVLRAVGEVAAAEQCRMIHGHCVVSGFVGNAVVGTALVDGYGKCGLVVEARGVFDELMVKMSVIGWNAMMSGYAQQGDKNLVMEIFGLLEDNGMVPDQYTFLAILTAFSNVGLANEVKCWFEKMKMYYGLEPWMEHYTCLISVLGRVGQIADAERIALTMPYEADAAVWRTLLSSCAHHGEADMALVMSKRLLELNLYDDSAFVILSNVLASAGRLDEVREVRKLMKHRRVLKEGGKSWIELLGEVHVFMAGDKTHGMSKEIYAKLVELREEILKLGYEPVVDESLSEVDKVVKREELWHHSEKLALAFVLVCRAAPPGKALRIVKNLRICRDCHVAFKYISMVVNREIIVRDSNRYHKFLNGNCSCADFW; translated from the coding sequence ATGAAAATTGACCCCAGGGTGGTACACTCCCAGGCCATTGTAAAAAACACATCTCAAACTCGTTCACAACTCACTCATCTCCTCACTCTCTACTCCAAATCAAAAACTCAAACCCATTCCGACATCATCCTCAAGCTCTTCAGTCAACTCCCTTCTCACGACGTCGTTTCATGGACTTGTCTCATTTCCCATTTCTCCAAAACCACTCTTTCTTTTCACCATTTCATTTCCATGCTTCGTCACCCCACTTCACCTAATCAACGCACTTTCGCTTCTCTTTTCGCTACTTGCGCTTTTCTGTCAGATTTTCCTTTTGGGCTTCAGCTGCATTCTTTGGCTTTTAAGCTTGGGCTTTGTTATGGTGCTTTTTCGGCTTCTGGGTTGATTAACTTTTACTGTAAAATGAGGGTTTGTGATAGTGCACGGAAGTTGTTTGATGAAATGCCTCAACGAGACGGGGTTTGTTTTTCGACAATGATTGTTGGGTTTGCGCAGAATTTGCGGGCAGTTGATGCTTTGGGGTGTTTCGGGGAGATGAGGAAGTGGGGTTTGGGTTCTTGTATGTATAGCTTGTCGGGTGTTTTACGTGCGGTTGGGGAGGTTGCGGCTGCTGAGCAATGTAGGATGATTCATGGGCATTGTGTTGTTAGTGGGTTTGTTGGAAATGCGGTTGTGGGGACTGCGTTGGTTGATGGCTATGGGAAGTGTGGACTTGTCGTTGAGGCCAGAGGGGTTTTTGATGAATTGATGGTGAAAATGAGTGTGATTGGATGGAATGCTATGATGTCGGGTTATGCACAACAAGGGGATAAGAATTTGGTGATGGAAATTTTTGGGTTATTGGAGGACAACGGGATGGTGCCTGATCAATATACGTTTTTAGCTATTTTGACTGCTTTTAGCAATGTGGGGTTGGCAAATGAGGTGAAGTGTTGGTTTGAGAAGATGAAAATGTATTATGGATTGGAACCTTGGATGGAGCATTACACTTGTTTAATTAGTGTGTTAGGTAGAGTTGGACAGATTGCAGATGCGGAAAGGATTGCATTGACAATGCCGTATGAGGCTGATGCTGCTGTTTGGCGAACATTATTATCAAGTTGTGCTCATCATGGCGAAGCAGACATGGCTTTAGTGATGAGCAAGCGATTGTTGGAACTGAATTTATATGATGATTCAGCTTTTGTGATTTTATCAAATGTGTTAGCGAGTGCAGGAAGATTGGATGAAGTAAGGGAAGTGCGGAAGTTGATGAAACATAGGAGGGTGTTAAAGGAGGGTGGAAAGAGTTGGATTGAGCTTCTAGGGGAGGTTCATGTTTTTATGGCGGGTGACAAGACACATGGAATGAGTAAAGAAATCTATGCGAAGTTGGTGGAATTAAGGGAAGAAATTCTTAAATTAGGATATGAGCCTGTTGTGGATGAGTCTTTGTCGGAAGTGGATAAAGTTGTAAAGAGGGAAGAGCTTTGGCATCATAGTGAGAAGTTGGCACTGGCTTTTGTGCTAGTGTGCAGGGCCGCGCCACCTGGGAAGGCTTTAAGGATTGTTAAGAATTTACGAATTTGTAGGGATTGTCACGTGGCTTTTAAGTATATAAGCATGGTAGTGAATAGGGAGATCATAGTAAGGGACAGTAACCGCTATCATAAATTCTTGAATGGTAATTGTAGTTGTGCAGATTTTTGGTAG